One Candidatus Paceibacterota bacterium genomic window carries:
- a CDS encoding recombinase family protein, whose protein sequence is MNPKTAIYLRISTNNGSQTTDSQLQEIKKYCEMRGWTETEVFEDHVSGGKASRPALDRMMKAMRMGVLARVVCWKLDRLGRSLTHLALVIDEMTHLQIPLVCTSQGINTDSDSPIGKFQLGVLMAVAEFERAIIKERVLAGLSAARNRGVRLGRPSTLNKRRDEVLELKAKGLGVRGIAREIGMPVASVFKLMKEAA, encoded by the coding sequence ATGAACCCCAAAACCGCAATTTACCTTCGCATCAGTACTAATAACGGCAGTCAAACGACTGACTCCCAATTGCAGGAGATTAAAAAATACTGCGAAATGCGGGGATGGACTGAAACCGAGGTATTCGAGGACCACGTATCGGGTGGAAAGGCATCCCGTCCCGCACTTGACCGCATGATGAAGGCGATGCGGATGGGTGTGTTGGCACGGGTGGTGTGCTGGAAACTGGACCGGCTCGGGCGTTCGCTGACCCATCTCGCCCTCGTCATTGACGAAATGACTCACCTTCAAATCCCCCTTGTTTGTACGAGCCAAGGAATTAACACGGACAGCGACAGCCCAATCGGCAAATTCCAGTTGGGGGTTTTGATGGCCGTGGCTGAATTTGAACGGGCAATCATCAAAGAGAGGGTGCTGGCGGGTCTTTCTGCCGCCCGGAATCGTGGCGTTCGCCTCGGGCGTCCAAGCACGTTGAACAAACGACGGGACGAGGTTCTGGAATTGAAGGCAAAGGGGCTGGGGGTGCGTGGCATCGCTCGGGAAATTGGAATGCCCGTGGCCAGCGTGTTCAAGTTGATGAAGGAGGCAGCATGA
- a CDS encoding site-specific DNA-methyltransferase, which translates to MMAEAAHLSGKNGDNPSVEGLAPFYSTPLGAAYLTDTLDGLRATKTESVNLIFTSPPYALHFKKAYGNVDKDEYVKWFLRFAVEMFRVLKPDGSFVLNIGGSYNKGTPTRSLYHFKLLIALVENVGFHLAQECFWYNPAKMPMPAEWVTVRKIRIKDSVEYLWWLSKTPHPKATNQTVLKQSFSADMHRLNKRGLRETTRPGGYKINSSWAEMKTKGAIPSNFLEQNLIETPDEIPESVIRVGNNAANDKYTLKCKAAGIKIHPARFPAALPEFFIRMLTEPRDLVMDTFAGSNTTGAVAERLERRWIAFDNVEDYLKGSRFRFEQ; encoded by the coding sequence ATGATGGCTGAAGCTGCACACTTGTCAGGTAAAAACGGCGATAATCCTTCTGTGGAAGGGTTGGCCCCATTCTACTCAACTCCGCTCGGAGCCGCCTACTTGACGGATACTCTTGACGGTCTCAGGGCAACCAAAACCGAAAGCGTTAATCTGATTTTTACGTCGCCGCCATATGCACTCCATTTCAAGAAAGCTTACGGGAATGTTGACAAAGACGAGTACGTGAAATGGTTCTTGCGGTTCGCCGTCGAGATGTTCCGAGTTCTAAAGCCCGATGGCAGTTTCGTCTTGAATATCGGCGGCAGCTACAACAAAGGCACCCCAACACGCTCGCTTTACCATTTCAAGCTCTTAATTGCTTTGGTCGAAAACGTGGGATTCCACCTTGCCCAAGAATGCTTCTGGTACAATCCCGCAAAAATGCCTATGCCAGCGGAATGGGTGACGGTGCGAAAAATTCGCATTAAGGACTCCGTTGAATACCTGTGGTGGCTATCAAAGACCCCGCATCCTAAGGCCACAAATCAGACCGTCTTAAAACAATCATTCAGTGCCGACATGCATCGGCTCAACAAGCGAGGATTACGAGAGACTACGAGACCCGGAGGCTACAAAATCAACTCGTCTTGGGCAGAAATGAAAACCAAGGGGGCAATTCCCTCGAACTTCCTTGAGCAGAACTTGATTGAAACGCCGGACGAAATTCCGGAAAGTGTCATCCGTGTAGGCAACAACGCCGCCAACGACAAGTACACCCTAAAGTGTAAGGCGGCTGGCATCAAAATTCATCCCGCTCGGTTTCCCGCCGCACTGCCAGAGTTCTTCATAAGGATGCTGACTGAGCCGAGGGACTTAGTAATGGACACCTTCGCTGGATCTAACACGACTGGTGCAGTTGCAGAAAGACTGGAACGTAGATGGATTGCTTTCGACAACGTGGAGGATTACTTGAAAGGAAGCCGATTTCGTTTCGAGCAGTAG